From Myxococcales bacterium:
CACCACGAGCGACGAGGCGCTCGCCTGGGCCACATCGCACAGCGCAGCCGTGCGCGGATCCGACACGACGTAGCTGCGGAAGAGCGCGTAAATCAAGTCCGGCGGGAGCAGGCCTTGAGGGCGACCGAGGCGAGCGACGAGCGTCCCGTCGAGCGCCGCCGCCTCCTGCGTCTCGTATTGATCGACGATGAAATCGAGCGGCTCACCGGCGAGCAGCTGCGTGAGCCAGGCCGAGCGGCGAAGACGCTTTTGAGCCTCCGTCTCTTTCGCGTCGAAGGGCGCCTCACGCCAGCGCACGTCGCCGAGCTGCGTGTGACGAAGGTGGCCGGCGAAGAGACGCGCGAGGTGTGCCCGTGCGCGGGATGACAACATGCCCTCCCCGTTGGCCTCCGCCGCGGCGCTCCACGCGAGAAAGAAGAAGGCGTTGTCGCTCTCGACGAGGAGGTCCCCCTCCTCGCGCCCCACGGAGTAGAGCGCGCACTCGTAGTCGTCGTGGACCGAGAGCGAAAAGACGTTGCCGCCGCCGTCGAGGGCGATGGGCACGAGGCCCGAGAAGAGCGCGCCCGCCGGCAGCGCCCCGACACTGCGCTGCGCTTGGAGCAAGAGGAGCTCCGCCGTGGCACCGGCGCCTTGGCCCGAGAGGGCGCTGACGGTGTCGACGTTGAAGTGGTCCAAGTACTTGGGGAGGCGGGCGCGCTCCAAGAGGGAGAGCGCCACCTTGAACGACCCCCGCGGCTTGACCCCCCAGAGGGCCGCGACCGACTTCGTGAGGCCCGCCTGCTTCGGCGCCTTGGCCCGCGCCGCCGCCGTGGGTGCGACCTTCAGGCGATGCTTGAGGTACGCGGGGAGCGTCTTCGTCGCGAACACTTCCGGCTCTTGCACCAAGAAGGGCGCGTCGCAGTGGAGCGCCGAGAGCGGCGTCCCCTGTTCGTTGCATTCGACAGCGCCCTTGAGGAAGAACTTCTTGGGCGCGCCCTTCGTCGCGTGATCGACCACCATGCGGACGACGGGCTTTGCGGCGGGGAAGATCTCGTCGCTCTTCTTCAGGGGCGCGAACATCTCCTCTTCGCCTTCAGGCTCCCCGCCCGCGTAGGTCGCGCGGCGGAAGAGGCTGCCATCGGGGTGAAACTCCACGCACGGCCCCTGGGTCGCGTCGTCCTTCACCATCGCCACGTACGCGAGCGCGCCGTTCTTCTTCCACCCGCACCAGAGGCCCTGCGCTCCACCCTTCGCGTCGAGGGTCCCGTATTGCCAGAGGGGCGCGACCCAGCGCGCGCCTTCGGGGACATTGGCAGGGCGCTTCGGCGTCTTCTGCATCGCGCCACGATAGAGCCCACGGTGGAGAGGGGGGCCGAATTTCGAAAGCGAGACGCGCCCTTTGCAGCGACTCGCCACGAGGACCGAGCCGGTCTAAGATCAGCCCTTCTGCCGGGTTGGGCCCTTTTCGCCCGGCCGCCCTGGAGCACAAAAGCCATGGCCCGAATCGTCGACGCCGGATCGGAAATCTTGAGCGCGGTGCGAGAAGCCCACAGCCTAAGCCGCAGGGATCTCTTGCAGGCCGTGCCGGCCGTCGCCACCTTCGGCGCGACGCTCCTCGGCGCCGGCGCCGCCGCTGCGGCTCCCGCGAAGGACGAGAAGCAACTGAACCTCGCCGCGTCGCCGCCCGCGGGCTTCGTGCCCTTCGCGGCGCCGGGCCGGGTGGTCAAGGTCGAGAAGCCCGGCTCGCTGCAGGCGAACCAGCTCTACCCCAAGCCAGAAGACGCGAAGGCGATGCTCACGAAGGCGCTGATGGAGTTCACCGGGGAGCCGGATCTCGTCAAGGCCGTGGGCCGCTTCGTGCACAAAGACGACAAGGTCTGCGTCAAGCTCAACGGCATCGCCAAAGAGAACATGGGCACCAACAAGGAGCTCGTGATTCCCTTTTTGGAGGCGCTCATCGCCGCTGGCGTGCCGGCGCAGAACATCACCGTCTTGGAGCAATACCGAAACTTCCTCCAGGGCACGCGCGTCAGCGATCGCAACGTCCCCGCCGGCGTGAAGACAGCGGTGCACCTCAACGAAGACGCCACCATGCCGGAGCGCATGATCCAAGGCACCGGCGTCCGCACGAGTTCGTTCGCGTCCTCACCGAAGCGACAGCCGTCATCAACTTCTCGCTGGTCAAGGATCACTCGATCTGCGGCTACACCGGCGCCATGAAGAACATGACGCACGGCTGCACCGTGAACCCGCACGACTTCCACGTGCACCACGCGAGCCCGCAGATCGCGCTCCTCTACGCGCAGGACGTCATCAAGAGCCGCGTCCGCCTGCACATCACCGACGCCTTCAAGGTCATGGCGCACGGCGGCCCCTTGTGGAAGCAGCCGCAATACGTGTCGAGCTACGAGTCGATCTTCGTGGCCACCGATCCGGTGGCGATGGACACGCTCGGCTGGGAGATCGTCGAAGCGCGGCGCGCCGAGAAGAAGCTCCGCTCGCTCACGAAGGAAGGCCGCGAGCCCGCCTACCTGAAGGCGGCGGCGGATCTGGGCCTCGGCGTCTACGAGCGGGCGCAGATCAAGCTCCAAGAGTTCAAGCTCAGCTAGACCCCCTAGTAGAGCCCCGAGTGCGCCCCGTGACCGAGGACGAAGAGACCCCGACGATCACGCCGATCGCGGCGCACGAGCCTCGGCCCATCCGCAAGGGCGACGCGTGCCTCGTCGTGATCTACGGCACCGATCTGGGGCGCCGCGTGCCGCTCGCGCAGTCATCGTTTGAGATCGGTCGGGCGTCGCGCTCCGATCTTCCCATCGATCAAGAGAGCGTGAGCCGGCATCACGCGCGCATCACCAAGTCCGCGGAGGGGACGTTCCGCATCCTCGATTTGGGGTCGACCAACGGCACGTACGTGAACGACGTGGCCGTCTCGGAGGCAAAGCTCAAAGACGCCGATCAGATCAAGATCGGCCGCTCGATCCTGAAGTTCATGACCGGCGACAACGTCGAGACCGCATACCACGAAGAGATCTACCGGCTCATGACCGTCGACGGTCTGACGCAGCTCTTCAACAAGCGCTTCTTTAACGAGGCCCTCGAGCGGGAGTTCAACCGGGCGCGCCGTTACGAGCGGCCGCTGTCGCTCGTGGTCTTCGACATCGACCACTTCAAGCTCAAAAACGACCAGTTCGGTCACGTCGCCGGCGACGCGGTGCTCCGGCAGTTGGCGATGCTGATTCAGCCGAAGCTGCGGCGCGACGACATCTTCGCGCGCATCGGCGGCGAGGAGTTCGCGGTGCTCCTCCCCGAGCTCCCGCTCGATGCGGCCTACGCCACCGGCGTTCGGCTCAAGGTCCTCGTGGAGACGGGCCGCTTCTCCTTCGACGAGGTCGACATCGGCTGCACGATCAGCGTGGGCGTGGCCTGCTTGGACGACAAGACCGAGTCACCGACGGATCTCTTCCGCGCCGCCGACTCGGCGCTCTATCGCGCCAAAGAAGAGGGGCGCAACGCCGTCCGCGCCTACGGCGCCGTCTCACCTCCGACGACTTGAATCGCGACCTGGCTAGCGGTTCGCCAAGAGCGCGTACAGGCGCTCGATGACGACGCCGACGAGCACGCTGATGAGGATCACCCAGTGGAGCGCCAAACGCCTGGCCGCAGGCACGGCGGCCCCGGCGGCGGCGACCGCGGCTGGCTTTGGGACGAGGACCTCGGCCGGTGAGCCGTCCGCACCGGCGCGCGTCGACACGGGAGCGACGAGGGTCAACGAAGTGATGGAGACCGGCGTGACGGGCGTGACAGGCGCCAGGCTCGGACTGCGCATGGCCCCCGGCGGCGGCAGCGACGACTGCGCCCCGTGGACTTTCTGCCAAGAGACGAGCTCTTTGACCATGTCTTCGGCCGTGTCGAAGCGATCCGCCGCCTTCTTCTGCAGGGCGCGCTCGACGATGGCGGCGAGGCCCGCGTCGATCTCGGGCCTAATTTCGCGGAGCGGCACCGGCGCCTCGAGCAGCACGGAGCCGTAGAGCTCGGCGCGAGACTTCTTGTCGAAGGGCTTCCGCCCCGTGAGCGCGTGGTACATGCACGCGCCAACCGAATACACGTCGGCGCGGCCGTCGACCTTGTCGCCGCGAGCTTGTTCGGGCGCCATGTACGAGAGGGTGCCGAGGATCGCTCCCGCCATCGTGAGGCCCTCGACGTTCTCACGCGTGAGCTTCGCGACGCCGAAATCGAGCACCTTCACGAAGTCGCGCATGGCCGTCGTGTCGATGAGGATGATGTTGTCGGGCTTCACGTCGCGATGAATGATTCGCTCGGCGTGGGCGGCGCCAAGCGCCGAGAGCACCTGCGCGCCCACGAAGGCGACGCGAGGCAGTTCCATCACGCCCGCCGCCTGGATGGCTTGCCGGAGCGAGACGCCCGTGAGCAGCTCCATCACGAGAAACGGCGGGCCATCGTCGACACTCTGCAAGTCGCTGACGCTGACGATGTTGGGGTGCCCTAGGGCGGCGGCGGCGAGGGCTTCGCGCCGAAAGCGCTCGAGCAGCGTCGGCTCGAGCGACAGGTGCGAATGCAGGACCTTGAGGGCGACGCGGCGTCCGAGGTCCGACTGGATCGCCTCGTAGACGGCGCCCATGCCGCCGGTGCCGATGCGGCGCACGAGCTGATAGCGATTTCCGAGGACTTCGCCGCTTCGATCCGCGCCACCGCCTGACATGACTGGATCGCAGCATACTCGCGTCCGAGCCCGAGTTGGCGTCTCGTTCGAGGGGCCGTCTCTTGCCGCCGGCGCCAGGATTTCGTACGGCACCGCATGCCCAGGACGAAGACCGATGCGGCGCTCGAGGCCGCGGAGCTTGAGTACCAAGACGATCCGGAGCGCGCGGAGCTGGTGCGACGCACGCGGCGCTTCAAGTCGAGCTGGATCGAGCTCGCGGAGGCGCTGATGCAGGCCCAACGAGACCATTCGTGGAAGCGTTGGGGCTACGACTCCTTCGACGACTACACCAAGGGCGAGCTGCACCTTCGGCCCGAGACGGTCCAGAAGCTCGTCGGCTCGTTCGTGTTCCTGAAGAAGCGGGCGCCCGAGGTCCTCTCGCGCGACGGGCTCCAAGCCCACATCCCGAGCTACCAGGCCGTGGACTTCTTGCGGCGCGCCGAGTCGGAGGACCGCGCGCCCGCCGAGGCCATGGGCGAGCTTCGGAAGAAGGTGCTCGAAGACGGCGCCACGCTGCCGACGGTCACGAAGAAGTTCGGAGATGTGGTCTTCCCCATCGACGCGACGGAGCGCAAATCACGCGACGCGGCGGGCCTAAGAAACGTGGCCACCCGCCTCCGCGAGCTCTTGGCCGACACGCGCGCCGTGCCCCGCCGCCTCGCCGACGAGGTGACCGAATCGCTCTCTCGCCTGCTCGAGGAGCTCGGGGCCGAAGAAGAGCGCGCCGCATGAGCGGAGCCGGGCCCGGCGCTCGGCATCCGTGGTAGACGCTTCTGGTGATCGAGGTCGAGCACCTCCGCAAGGTGTACCGCGTGCCCGTGCGCGGTGCTGGTCTTGTCCAGGCGGCCGTGTCGCTCTTTCGGCGCCGCTTCGACAACGTCGTCGCCGTCGACGACGTCTCGTTTCGCGTCGAGGCCGGTGAGTGCGTGGGCTTCTTGGGCCCGAACGGCGCCGGCAAGACCACGACGCTCAAGATCCTCTCGGGTCTCTTGCACCCCACGGCGGGGAGCGTCCGCGTGGCTGGACACGTGCCTGGCGACCGCGATCACGCCTACCTGCGGCGGATCATGCTCGTCCTGGGGCAAAAGCAGCAGCTCATCTGGGATCTGCCGCCGGCCGACACCTTCGAGCTGAACCGCGTCGTCTACGACATCGACGACGCGAGCTACAAGAAGACCCTCGCGGAGCTCACCGAGCTCTTGGGCCTCGCCGAACTTCTCACGAAGCCAACGCGGCAGCTCTCCTTGGGCGAGCGCATGAAATGCGAGCTCACGGCGGCCCTCTTGCACCGGCCCAACGTGCTCTTCCTCGACGAGCCGACCATCGGCCTCGACGTCTCGATGCAGGCCACGCTGCGCGACTTCATTCGCGACTATTGCAAGCGGCACGGCGCGACGTTGCTCTTAACCAGCCACTACATGGACGACGTGGCGGCGCTCTGCTCGCGCGTCGTCGTCATCGACAAGGGGCGCCTCGCGTACCAAGGTACGCTCGAAGCCCTCGCCCACCGCGTCAAGCCGCTCAAGCGCATGGTGCTGCGGCTCTCCCGCGTGGCCTCACCCGAGGTCGCCGCCACGCTCGGGACCGTCGTCAGTCACGGTGACGCCGAGCTCGTCATCGACGTACCTCGCGACGTCGTTAGCGAGGCGGTGGCGCGCGCGTTGGCGCAGCTCTCGGTGACCGATCTCATCGTCCTCGATCCGCCGCTCGAGGACGTGATGCGCGAGCTCTTCGCCTCGAACGCGGCGCCCAAAGCGGAGCCGCCGCCGTGAGCCGCGCCGCTGTCGTCGGGGCGATCCTCCGCGTGGGCTTCAAGGAGGCGATCGCCTACCGAGCTGAGCTCTTCGTGTGGATCTTGTCGACGACGATGCCGCTCGTCATGCTCGCGCTCTTCTCCGCCGTGGCGCGCGACGCTCCGCTCGGACCCTACGGCGAACACGAGTTCTTGGCGTATTTTTTGGCGACGTTCATCGTGCGTCAGGTCACGGGGTCCTGGGCCGCCTGGCAGATCAACGTCGACGTGCGGCAAGGAACGCTCGCGACGAAGCTCCTCCGCCCGGTGCATCCACTCCTCACCTACGGCCTCGAGACGCTCGCGTCGATCCCGGTGCGCTTTGCCCTCGCCGTGCCCGTCGCGCTGGTGGCGCTCCTCGTCTTGGCGCGCGATCGGCTCACCACGAATCCCTGGCTCTGGCTCTGCCTCCCCGTTTCCCTCCTCGGCGCGTGGCTCATCACGCTCCTCATCAACTTCGCCGTCGGTTGCCTCGCCTTCTTCGTCGATTCGAGCGCGCGGGTGATGGACATCTACCTGGCCGCGTATTTCGTCTTCAGCGGCTACTTGATCCCCGTGGATCTGTTTCCCGCGCGCTTCAAGGGCGCGCTCGACCTCCTGCCGTTCCGCTACCAAATCGGCCTCC
This genomic window contains:
- a CDS encoding DUF362 domain-containing protein; translation: MGPFRPAALEHKSHGPNRRRRIGNLERGARSPQPKPQGSLAGRAGRRHLRRDAPRRRRRRCGSREGREATEPRRVAARGLRALRGAGPGGQGREARLAAGEPALPQARRREGDAHEGADGVHRGAGSRQGRGPLRAQRRQGLRQAQRHRQREHGHQQGARDSLFGGAHRRWRAGAEHHRLGAIPKLPPGHARQRSQRPRRREDSGAPQRRRHHAGAHDPRHRRPHEFVRVLTEATAVINFSLVKDHSICGYTGAMKNMTHGCTVNPHDFHVHHASPQIALLYAQDVIKSRVRLHITDAFKVMAHGGPLWKQPQYVSSYESIFVATDPVAMDTLGWEIVEARRAEKKLRSLTKEGREPAYLKAAADLGLGVYERAQIKLQEFKLS
- a CDS encoding GGDEF domain-containing protein, with translation MTEDEETPTITPIAAHEPRPIRKGDACLVVIYGTDLGRRVPLAQSSFEIGRASRSDLPIDQESVSRHHARITKSAEGTFRILDLGSTNGTYVNDVAVSEAKLKDADQIKIGRSILKFMTGDNVETAYHEEIYRLMTVDGLTQLFNKRFFNEALEREFNRARRYERPLSLVVFDIDHFKLKNDQFGHVAGDAVLRQLAMLIQPKLRRDDIFARIGGEEFAVLLPELPLDAAYATGVRLKVLVETGRFSFDEVDIGCTISVGVACLDDKTESPTDLFRAADSALYRAKEEGRNAVRAYGAVSPPTT
- a CDS encoding serine/threonine protein kinase, with the protein product MSGGGADRSGEVLGNRYQLVRRIGTGGMGAVYEAIQSDLGRRVALKVLHSHLSLEPTLLERFRREALAAAALGHPNIVSVSDLQSVDDGPPFLVMELLTGVSLRQAIQAAGVMELPRVAFVGAQVLSALGAAHAERIIHRDVKPDNIILIDTTAMRDFVKVLDFGVAKLTRENVEGLTMAGAILGTLSYMAPEQARGDKVDGRADVYSVGACMYHALTGRKPFDKKSRAELYGSVLLEAPVPLREIRPEIDAGLAAIVERALQKKAADRFDTAEDMVKELVSWQKVHGAQSSLPPPGAMRSPSLAPVTPVTPVSITSLTLVAPVSTRAGADGSPAEVLVPKPAAVAAAGAAVPAARRLALHWVILISVLVGVVIERLYALLANR
- a CDS encoding ATP-binding cassette domain-containing protein, with the protein product MIEVEHLRKVYRVPVRGAGLVQAAVSLFRRRFDNVVAVDDVSFRVEAGECVGFLGPNGAGKTTTLKILSGLLHPTAGSVRVAGHVPGDRDHAYLRRIMLVLGQKQQLIWDLPPADTFELNRVVYDIDDASYKKTLAELTELLGLAELLTKPTRQLSLGERMKCELTAALLHRPNVLFLDEPTIGLDVSMQATLRDFIRDYCKRHGATLLLTSHYMDDVAALCSRVVVIDKGRLAYQGTLEALAHRVKPLKRMVLRLSRVASPEVAATLGTVVSHGDAELVIDVPRDVVSEAVARALAQLSVTDLIVLDPPLEDVMRELFASNAAPKAEPPP
- a CDS encoding ABC-2 family transporter protein, whose protein sequence is MPLVMLALFSAVARDAPLGPYGEHEFLAYFLATFIVRQVTGSWAAWQINVDVRQGTLATKLLRPVHPLLTYGLETLASIPVRFALAVPVALVALLVLARDRLTTNPWLWLCLPVSLLGAWLITLLINFAVGCLAFFVDSSARVMDIYLAAYFVFSGYLIPVDLFPARFKGALDLLPFRYQIGLPVDILTARYDLSPSAVLGPLALQWLWVAIVGGLATVSWRRGIKHFGAFGG